A window of Argopecten irradians isolate NY chromosome 1, Ai_NY, whole genome shotgun sequence contains these coding sequences:
- the LOC138332275 gene encoding glutamate receptor ionotropic, kainate 2-like, with product MHAIDEINLRNDILSHTLLVYEMQEVKPHDSFEANKKVCREVKTGIAAMFGPVSSISSGHVQSICNSLSIPHIQAHWDSREYYSISVYPDYLTLSRAHRELIEYWGWTSFTVLYENNDGLVRLQEVLKTTKGTDMKITVRKLDSNVESYRSMFKELISNPMQGDNRFIIDCDVSKVADILQQAMSSETFHYHFITLDLGLVDFSDFKHGGANITAMRIVDPSRPKVMSVTEDWLFEEINSRPSPLRGQHEIPTDTALMYDAAYLFGLALDELLKYQSVKTVSLSCSKPQLWNDGISLLNYMKAVRFEGLTGEIHYENSDKRTDFQLDVVEFTMTGLQKVGKWTTRDGVNITKSYKETQTQVLKDLANKTLKVVTVVDTPYVLTIPPENRPRPDVIYEGFCIDLLDKIAERLHFNYSIYSTTSYGGCKNGFKGCSGMVLELVERRADLAVAGMTITWDREQVIDFTKPFLNLGITILYKKPEPEPPKLFSFLDPLSIDVWVYMCAGYLCVSFMLFVIARFTPYEWCNPHPCNPDTDVVENQFSILNSLWFTIGALMQQGCEIAPCAISTRLVAGIWWFFTLIMVSSYTANLAAFLTVERMVSDISNVEDLAKQTKIKYGTLNEGSTKNFFASSKFPIYQRMWNFMESTTPSIYVNKSDEGIARVKKGQYAFFAESTKVEYLIERECQLMQVGGWLDSKGYGIALPRDSPYRDPISNAILKLQEEQEIHKIYNTWWKEKYGGGKCLTVEAKTSNALGVKNVGGVFVVLIGGMTAGVIVAICEFIYKARKNAREDKRNNRIAQSLCSEMAEEFWFAIRCLGSSKKSVKPKPDHEIVDNGLQFMPLTGGNNYGQNNIGGKEIKTPIF from the exons ATGCATGCAATAGATGAGATAAACTTAAGGAATGACATTCTATCTCATACACTACTCGTGTATGAGATGCAAGAAGTGAAACCTCACGATAGCTTTGAGGCCAACAAAAAAG TATGCCGGGAGGTAAAGACTGGAATAGCGGCCATGTTCGGCCCCGTCTCCTCCATATCCTCTGGACATGTCCAGTCCATATGTAACTCTCTGTCCATTCCCCACATCCAGGCTCACTGGGACTCCCGGGAGTACTATTCCATCAGCGTCTACCCAGACTACCTAACGCTCAGTAGGGCGCACAGGGAACTCATCGAGTACTGGGGCTGGACGTCCTTCACGGTGTTATATGAGAATAATGATG GGTTAGTAAGACTACAAGAAGTGCTTAAAACGACAAAGGGCACAGATATGAAGATTACCGTCCGTAAACTAGACTCTAATGTGGAAAGTTATCGTTCTATGTTTAAAGAGTTGATCTCTAACCCAATGCAAGGAGACAATAGGTTTATCATTGACTGTGATGTTTCAAAGGTTGCTGATATTTTACAACAG GCGATGTCCTCTGAAACCTTTCATTACCACTTCATAACTTTG GATTTAGGACTCGTTGATTTCAGTGATTTCAAGCATGGTGGCGCCAATATCACAGCCATGCGAATAGTAGATCCGTCTAGACCAAAGGTCATGTCCGTCACAGAGGATTGGCTATTTGAGGAAATCAATTCGCGACCTTCCCCTCTACGAGGTCAGCACGAGATACCG ACTGATACCGCCCTGATGTACGATGCCGCTTACCTTTTCGGACTTGCTCTTGATGAACTCCTTAAATACCAGAGTGTGAAGACTGTCTCTCTCTCCTGTAGTAAACCCCAGCTATGGAACGATGGCATCAGTCTGCTCAACTACATGAAAGCG GTTAGATTCGAAGGACTGACTGGGGAAATTCATTACGAGAATAGCGATAAACGTACTGACTTTCAGCTGGACGTGGTTGAGTTTACCATGACTGGTTTGCAGAAG GTTGGGAAATGGACCACCCGAGATGGTGTCAATATCACGAAGTCTTACAAGGAAACACAGACCCAGGTGCTGAAAGATCTGGCTAACAAGACACTTAAAGTCGTCACTGTTGTT GATACACCTTACGTGCTTACCATACCTCCCGAAAACAGGCCACGACCGGATGTCATATATGAGGGTTTCTGTATCGATCTGCTCGACAAGATTGCCGAGAGGTTGCATTTTAACTATTCCATTTATTCCACTACTTCGTATGGAGGATGTAAGAATGGATTCAAGGGATGCTCTGGTATGGTGTTGGAGTTAGTGGAACGA AGAGCAGATCTGGCGGTGGCGGGGATGACTATTACTTGGGACAGAGAACAAGTTATCGACTTCACGAAACCTTTCCTGAATTTAGGCATCACCATTCTTTACAAGAAACCGGAACCGGAACCGCCAAAGCTGTTTTCGTTCTTAGATCCCCTTTCTATCGACGTCTGGGTATACATGTGTGCTGGCTACCTGTGTGTAAGCTTCATGCTGTTTGTAATCGCAAGGTTTACCCCTTATGAATGGTGTAACCCACATCCTTGTAACCCAGACACGGATGTGGTAGAAAACCAGTTCTCTATACTCAACAGTCTATGGTTCACCATCGGAGCCCTTATGCAGcaag gtTGTGAAATTGCACCCTGTGCCATATCCACCCGACTTGTGGCGGGTATATGGTGGTTCTTCACCTTGATCATGGTATCTTCGTATACTGCTAATTTGGCTGCTTTCCTTACTGTCGAGAGAATGGTCTCGGATATCAGCAACGTCGAGGACCTCGCGAAACAGACGAAAATCAAATACGGAACTCTAAATGAAGGCAGTACCAAGAATTTCTTCGCA AGCTCTAAATTCCCAATCTATCAGAGAATGTGGAACTTTATGGAATCTACAACACCCAGCATCTATGTGAATAAATCGGACGAAGGGATTGCACGTGTCAAGAAAGGACAGTATGCCTTCTTTGCTGAATCCACTAAAGTCGAATACCTTATTGAGCGAGAGTGTCAGTTGATGCAAGTTGGTGGGTGGCTGGATTCTAAAGGATATGGAATCGCACTTCCTAGGG ATTCACCATACAGAGATCCAATTTCCAATGCAATTCTGAAACTACAAGAGGAACAGGAAATACACAAGATTTATAACACGTGGTGGAAGGAGAAATATGGCGGCGGGAAGTGCTTAACGGTGGAAGCGAAGACATCTAATGCTCTAGGTGTGAAAAACGTGGGTGGCGTGTTCGTGGTTCTGATTGGTGGAATGACGGCGGGCGTCATAGTAGCCATatgtgaatttatatataaagcCAGAAAAAATGCCAGAGAAGACAAG CGAAACAACCGAATAGCA CAATCTTTGTGTTCTGAAATGGCCGAAGAATTTTGGTTTGCTATACGGTGCTTAGGGTCTTCAAAGAAATCAGTGAAGCCAAAACCTGATCACGAGATTGTGGATAATGGTCTGCAATTTATGCCGCTGACGGGTGGAAATAACTATGGCCAAAATAACATAGGAGGGAAAGAG ATTAAGACACCTATATTCTGA